Proteins from a genomic interval of Alteromonas macleodii ATCC 27126:
- a CDS encoding S8 family serine peptidase, protein MFTLFQYTCLAISLTLFSSCLSAQQLVEQRISRYSNDLSHNTVQSQNSRAEHKSDQKYIIEFHSEPLLKTSEFQAYEALKSEQNLVKQQINVSASQALTQKAKYLVERKVDVLNTFQQTFIKNALPSDISVSNRLMRVVNAIVVQGDEDKILALSKLPSVKRVTKSKPVRKFLAESVPMIKADKVWERKGPRGNNLTGKGIVVAVIDSGVDYNHNDLGGCIGNGCKVIGGYDFVDSDADPMDVDGHGTHVAGIVAANGGVVGVAPDASILAVRVLDSEGNGFNTQTVEGIEYAVDPDGDPSTDDGADIINLSLGGPGDADDIVSSAVDAATAAGVVVVAAAGNNGSYYDIGKHSPASARTAITVGSVDKQNNISDFSSKGPVLNSDYIKPEVVAPGTGIYSLQTNNRYEEMSGTSMASPHVAGAAALLLQARPALQPEQMKSILMSSATNISDDIFASGYGLVDVQNALTNVVSMSTAPLFFGNTPKQNGVKRTANIIVTNMSNSAKTFDVVMPTDLPASVSLTSEQIKVTVASQSSEVIPVTLTFSDVANIPTPQNDAAAFFSEIEFVATDSKLVVPISFTKSLLLQLANTGNSDVNVSLVNSDGHELYWNLIFPGETLDFYVSEGSFYITAIYDNVDVISATQLSDQLPLDSAYEVTGVESFYPLISEDTVLEFGVSSLNKLFGVTDIDPSLGELKQVKTSQRYIGLTYTDTQEVTSTISDHTSIDTTELTEQDVKRKLIATGHLASEIDLNIELVDRFDSEDENDVLFHLYKSVSEDSDNGAYKAALDAGTALPSIISEEFSGPTDVSTTAFQIYYDNARPRSGIDGKRFTYVSSPVSDESTSVTVSVLQQTDDQFYGELLVSTPEMSISGESSGILSKVPLYQFEPTAGVTGKDIDISSTYISIYGDNTFSSLDGAQVSFPDQNYQIVCDDTVIQTGKYTGDSITLDQTCTLPTLIVNSRKGHIASQSIFELQQYYGGGFGDLYSKFVDTTGSVVLSGQIGYQDAELHFGSSKVYGEYEYKSIEVSPTSYDDWHSLDISPSSFERYDVKALLPKLQIELQPVKFRITLSNDSGNVIHNLVNAANLGVDLTSETQDFDGDGIVNALDLDNDNDGLSDEDERRIGSSPVNSDTDGDGFTDGEDAFPTDSSEWADTDGDGIGDNSELPVRADVDGDGRADIVWRNASNVRGWNFLWTMNGEEVLLSRPINVVQGEDWQLNLGDFDGDGKSDLFWRNPDLLGGYNRIFLMDGFDIVSRPVHARLDNEFDIKVIGDLNGDEKDDIVWRNSTTNQLAIWFMDGVGKVSRWSDGLGNLTLEGTGDFNGDRIKELILREGNELKVWSLIEGGSNFEESTLSSVAPADWKLAGTGDLDGDGTEDLIWRNVRDGRNSVYYMENGTVREQKLLPQVGTAWSLAKVEDFNGDGKVDFLWRNETLGGRNIVHLMDGTNRIAAGVVKTVGGTWFMAD, encoded by the coding sequence GTGTTTACATTGTTCCAATATACTTGTCTAGCAATTTCACTTACCCTTTTTTCATCTTGCCTTAGTGCACAACAGTTAGTTGAGCAAAGAATATCAAGGTACTCCAACGATCTTAGTCATAACACGGTACAATCTCAAAATAGCCGTGCTGAGCACAAAAGTGATCAGAAATACATCATAGAGTTCCATAGTGAACCGCTGTTAAAAACTAGCGAGTTTCAGGCGTATGAAGCGCTGAAGAGTGAACAAAATCTAGTAAAACAGCAAATTAATGTATCTGCCTCGCAAGCTTTAACGCAAAAAGCCAAATATTTAGTCGAGCGCAAAGTTGATGTTTTAAATACCTTTCAGCAAACGTTTATTAAAAATGCCCTACCTTCAGATATATCAGTGTCTAACCGTTTAATGCGTGTGGTTAACGCAATAGTGGTACAGGGCGATGAAGATAAAATTTTGGCTTTGTCAAAACTGCCTTCGGTTAAGCGCGTTACCAAAAGCAAGCCTGTTAGAAAATTTCTTGCGGAAAGTGTGCCAATGATAAAAGCAGACAAGGTGTGGGAGAGAAAAGGCCCACGTGGAAACAACCTCACCGGTAAAGGTATTGTTGTTGCCGTTATCGACAGTGGTGTTGATTACAATCACAATGATTTAGGTGGCTGTATTGGTAATGGTTGTAAAGTTATTGGCGGATATGACTTTGTAGATAGTGATGCAGACCCTATGGATGTTGATGGCCACGGAACACATGTGGCAGGTATTGTTGCTGCGAATGGCGGTGTTGTTGGTGTTGCACCAGATGCATCAATTCTTGCGGTTAGGGTCTTAGATAGCGAAGGAAATGGTTTTAATACTCAAACTGTAGAAGGCATCGAGTATGCCGTTGACCCTGATGGCGATCCAAGCACAGATGATGGTGCCGATATTATTAATTTAAGCCTAGGCGGGCCAGGTGATGCCGATGATATCGTTTCGTCAGCAGTTGATGCTGCTACCGCTGCGGGAGTAGTGGTTGTGGCTGCTGCGGGCAATAATGGCAGTTATTATGATATTGGGAAACACTCTCCAGCTTCCGCTAGAACAGCAATAACAGTGGGCTCGGTAGATAAACAAAACAATATTTCAGATTTTAGCTCTAAAGGGCCTGTACTGAACTCTGATTACATTAAGCCTGAAGTGGTGGCCCCAGGAACAGGAATATATTCGCTTCAAACTAATAACCGCTATGAAGAAATGAGCGGAACGAGCATGGCCAGCCCACATGTAGCTGGAGCTGCAGCACTATTACTTCAAGCTAGACCCGCTTTACAGCCAGAACAAATGAAAAGCATATTGATGTCCTCTGCTACCAACATCAGCGATGATATATTTGCATCGGGCTATGGCTTAGTTGATGTACAAAATGCACTAACTAACGTTGTAAGTATGTCTACCGCCCCTTTGTTCTTTGGTAATACGCCAAAACAGAACGGTGTAAAGCGAACAGCAAATATTATTGTAACCAATATGTCGAATTCAGCTAAGACATTCGATGTTGTCATGCCTACTGATCTTCCTGCGTCTGTATCACTGACCTCAGAGCAAATTAAGGTGACAGTGGCTTCGCAATCGTCAGAAGTGATTCCTGTAACTCTAACATTTAGCGATGTTGCCAATATTCCAACACCTCAAAACGATGCCGCTGCCTTTTTTAGTGAAATAGAGTTTGTCGCGACAGATAGCAAGTTAGTCGTACCTATCAGTTTTACCAAAAGCCTACTGTTGCAGTTAGCTAATACGGGCAATAGTGACGTGAATGTATCGCTAGTTAATAGTGATGGGCATGAACTTTACTGGAATCTGATTTTTCCAGGCGAAACGTTGGACTTTTATGTTAGTGAAGGCAGCTTCTATATAACAGCAATATACGACAACGTTGATGTTATCAGCGCTACACAACTCAGCGACCAACTTCCTCTAGACTCAGCTTACGAAGTTACTGGTGTAGAGTCTTTTTATCCCCTTATTTCAGAAGATACAGTTTTAGAGTTTGGAGTGTCTAGCTTAAACAAGCTTTTTGGTGTTACCGATATAGACCCTAGTCTGGGTGAACTAAAACAGGTGAAGACATCCCAAAGATATATAGGTTTAACATATACCGATACTCAGGAAGTAACGTCTACAATTTCTGATCACACTTCAATAGATACTACCGAGTTAACCGAACAAGATGTCAAAAGAAAATTAATCGCAACTGGTCATTTAGCTTCGGAGATCGATTTAAACATTGAGTTGGTCGATAGGTTCGACAGTGAAGATGAAAATGATGTGTTGTTTCACTTATATAAGTCGGTCAGTGAAGACTCCGATAATGGAGCTTATAAAGCCGCACTAGATGCAGGTACAGCGCTACCCAGTATCATTTCTGAAGAGTTTTCTGGGCCTACAGATGTGAGTACTACTGCATTTCAAATATATTACGATAATGCTCGCCCCCGCTCTGGTATTGATGGTAAGCGTTTTACTTACGTATCTTCACCGGTAAGCGATGAAAGCACAAGTGTTACAGTTTCAGTATTGCAGCAAACTGATGATCAGTTTTACGGTGAGTTGTTAGTATCTACACCTGAAATGTCTATTTCTGGAGAGAGCTCGGGTATTTTAAGTAAAGTGCCATTGTATCAATTTGAACCAACGGCAGGTGTTACGGGTAAAGATATCGACATTTCGTCAACTTATATTTCTATTTACGGAGATAATACATTCTCATCTCTCGATGGAGCTCAAGTAAGCTTCCCTGACCAAAATTACCAAATCGTGTGTGATGATACTGTCATTCAAACGGGGAAATATACTGGCGATAGTATAACTCTTGATCAGACGTGTACTCTACCAACTCTTATTGTGAACTCTCGCAAAGGCCATATAGCTAGCCAATCTATTTTTGAACTTCAACAATATTACGGTGGTGGTTTTGGTGACCTTTATTCTAAATTTGTTGATACAACTGGTTCTGTTGTATTAAGCGGCCAAATTGGATATCAGGACGCTGAGCTGCATTTTGGCAGCTCAAAGGTTTACGGAGAATATGAATACAAAAGTATTGAGGTAAGCCCTACCTCATATGATGATTGGCATTCACTTGATATTTCTCCAAGTTCTTTTGAGCGCTATGACGTTAAGGCATTGTTACCAAAACTACAGATAGAACTTCAGCCTGTTAAGTTTAGAATTACGCTTTCTAATGACTCTGGAAATGTAATTCACAACCTAGTTAATGCTGCAAACTTGGGCGTGGATTTGACGTCAGAAACGCAAGACTTTGACGGCGATGGTATCGTTAACGCGTTAGATTTAGATAATGATAACGATGGTTTATCAGATGAGGATGAGCGTCGAATCGGCTCATCACCCGTTAATAGCGACACAGATGGAGATGGTTTCACAGATGGAGAGGATGCATTTCCAACTGATAGCTCTGAATGGGCTGATACAGACGGTGATGGTATAGGTGACAACTCTGAACTACCAGTTAGAGCTGACGTTGATGGTGACGGGCGAGCAGATATCGTATGGCGCAACGCGAGCAATGTTAGAGGTTGGAACTTCTTATGGACAATGAATGGTGAAGAAGTTCTGCTGTCACGCCCCATCAACGTTGTTCAAGGTGAAGACTGGCAGTTAAACCTTGGTGACTTTGACGGAGATGGTAAATCAGATTTGTTTTGGAGAAACCCCGACCTATTAGGTGGTTATAACCGAATATTCCTAATGGATGGCTTTGACATTGTTAGTCGCCCTGTGCACGCACGTCTTGATAATGAATTCGATATTAAGGTGATTGGTGACCTAAACGGTGATGAGAAAGATGACATTGTTTGGCGTAATAGCACCACAAACCAACTAGCAATTTGGTTTATGGATGGCGTAGGGAAAGTTAGTCGTTGGTCCGATGGTTTGGGTAATTTGACATTAGAAGGCACTGGCGACTTCAATGGAGACAGAATAAAAGAGCTTATACTTCGAGAAGGTAATGAATTAAAAGTGTGGAGCCTTATTGAGGGTGGCAGTAACTTTGAAGAATCGACGTTATCTTCAGTAGCCCCCGCTGACTGGAAACTAGCTGGCACCGGCGACTTAGACGGTGATGGCACAGAAGACTTGATATGGCGCAATGTTCGCGATGGTCGAAACAGTGTTTACTACATGGAAAACGGCACTGTAAGAGAACAAAAGTTGTTGCCACAAGTTGGTACAGCGTGGTCATTGGCGAAAGTAGAAGACTTTAACGGAGACGGCAAAGTAGACTTTTTATGGCGCAATGAAACGCTTGGAGGTCGTAACATCGTACACCTCATGGATGGCACTAACCGAATTGCTGCGGGCGTTGTAAAAACCGTTGGCGGTACCTGGTTTATGGCTGACTAA
- a CDS encoding patatin-like phospholipase family protein, translating to MTYRIAFAISGAVSLGSYEAGTIYEIINALSEHNKNLPENSNDRIEIDVLSGASAGGMTAALIAHKLLHDPVMLAGKTSNAAYKAWVEKVDIQGLLSHHDDDFPKTSLLSSNFVGKIAEDLITNRHKNNEIPEPGPHNTAAKKIHLGLAMSNLNGVDYKLDVFSTSEEGLDQGKFIQTRFQDRVTEELTNEYKAKQWEDIITACRGCGAFPFAFSPMKLARNWIRHKHDYASRGASPFNNGSKDENFYYMDGGAFNNYPLGLARTLTRKIDSTPEDFEKRYYFYISPNPKNSVRDANFKVDATSGMKDTALQMAKSIFWQGRFQEWMQVETVNEKVKQLDERAEELLQVLSNNPGQLQMHSAAYDSLLHALYGPSSCTNDFQRLEKAFCTTPQLQQLSPLLKDTWIKGIVIMEKSGGLENRESMKVYTITTTNEDLASEHLAGFLGFLDKRLREHDYLLGRIRGMQVVEHILNHKDNASALGNHLPLNVSSRAARISEATTQLLAMDLSDVKMKDVNYENRQALYNRVRERMKQWLKDENVSWIKTQGIMLASKSYLKNSFEIEKQKLLGITMPAWYR from the coding sequence ATGACTTACCGCATAGCATTCGCTATTTCAGGGGCTGTCAGCTTAGGTTCTTATGAAGCAGGCACAATATACGAAATTATAAATGCACTTTCAGAGCATAATAAAAACCTTCCAGAAAATTCAAACGATCGTATAGAGATAGACGTACTTAGCGGCGCTTCGGCTGGTGGGATGACCGCAGCGCTTATTGCCCATAAGCTACTGCACGATCCCGTGATGTTAGCCGGCAAAACGAGTAATGCAGCATACAAGGCATGGGTCGAGAAAGTAGATATTCAGGGCTTACTTTCTCATCACGACGATGATTTCCCTAAAACCTCACTTCTTTCCTCTAACTTTGTAGGCAAAATAGCGGAAGACTTGATCACAAACAGACACAAGAACAACGAAATACCAGAACCTGGCCCACATAATACGGCAGCAAAGAAAATCCATCTTGGTTTAGCCATGTCGAATTTAAATGGCGTTGATTACAAGCTTGACGTATTTTCCACATCTGAAGAGGGGTTGGACCAAGGTAAGTTTATACAAACACGCTTTCAAGACCGAGTAACCGAAGAGCTAACCAACGAGTACAAAGCAAAACAATGGGAAGATATCATTACAGCATGCAGAGGCTGCGGCGCATTTCCCTTTGCTTTTTCACCAATGAAGTTAGCAAGAAACTGGATTCGCCATAAGCATGATTACGCAAGTAGAGGCGCCTCTCCTTTCAATAACGGCAGTAAAGATGAAAACTTTTACTACATGGACGGAGGTGCATTCAACAACTATCCCTTAGGGCTGGCCAGAACGCTGACTAGGAAAATTGATAGTACTCCAGAAGACTTTGAAAAACGATATTACTTTTACATTTCACCAAACCCGAAAAACTCTGTGCGCGACGCAAATTTTAAAGTGGATGCCACCTCTGGTATGAAAGATACCGCTTTGCAAATGGCAAAAAGCATTTTTTGGCAGGGGCGCTTTCAAGAATGGATGCAAGTTGAAACGGTAAACGAAAAAGTAAAACAGCTGGATGAACGCGCCGAAGAATTACTACAAGTATTAAGCAATAATCCCGGCCAACTACAAATGCATAGCGCAGCTTATGACTCACTTTTACATGCGCTTTACGGCCCCTCATCATGTACCAATGATTTCCAGCGTTTAGAAAAAGCGTTCTGCACAACACCGCAACTTCAGCAGCTGTCACCCTTACTAAAAGACACATGGATTAAAGGTATTGTGATAATGGAAAAGTCAGGCGGCTTAGAAAACCGCGAGAGCATGAAGGTGTATACCATCACAACCACTAACGAAGATTTAGCAAGTGAGCATCTAGCGGGATTTTTGGGCTTTTTAGACAAGCGCCTGCGCGAACACGACTACCTGTTAGGCCGTATAAGAGGCATGCAGGTTGTAGAGCACATATTAAATCATAAAGATAATGCCAGTGCTTTGGGAAACCATTTACCGCTTAATGTAAGTAGTCGCGCTGCGCGCATTAGTGAAGCAACAACGCAGTTATTAGCGATGGATCTTTCTGACGTGAAAATGAAAGACGTGAATTATGAAAACCGCCAAGCCCTTTATAACAGAGTTAGAGAGCGCATGAAGCAATGGCTTAAAGACGAGAATGTTAGTTGGATCAAAACCCAAGGGATAATGCTTGCCAGCAAGTCGTATTTAAAGAATTCATTCGAAATAGAAAAGCAAAAGTTGCTAGGCATAACAATGCCCGCTTGGTACCGCTAG